The window TGACAGAGCCAGCTCCCTCATCCAGCGTCAATGGCTCATCCAGTTCCGCTAAGGTGGTTATTTGTTGCGGTGTAATTCCCACCAGCAGTTGCTTATTACCGACCTGCACAACCGCAATCTTCTCTTTCATTCCCAGCGGCAGAACGGCAACCATTTTAAGTTTTGCGTTACCACCGCCCAACCGCTGTCCCTGAGTTTTATTGACCAGCCAGGCCAGAAAAAGAATCAGACCAACAATCAGCAGAAGAAAAATGACAACTTTGCCAACCGATGATAACGGATCTGGTGCCGACGGCAGCGCCGCTTCAGCCTGAGCAAATGCTGCACTCAGAAGTGTCGTGGCAATTAAGCCCGCCTTAACGCAGGCGCTGAATACGTTCACTTTGGCTCACCACATCCGTCAGACGAATACCAAACTTATCGTTCACCATTACCACTTCACCGTGGG of the Thalassolituus hydrocarboniclasticus genome contains:
- the fliO gene encoding flagellar biosynthetic protein FliO, translated to MNVFSACVKAGLIATTLLSAAFAQAEAALPSAPDPLSSVGKVVIFLLLIVGLILFLAWLVNKTQGQRLGGGNAKLKMVAVLPLGMKEKIAVVQVGNKQLLVGITPQQITTLAELDEPLTLDEGAGSVSFQDLLKKAIRS